One window from the genome of Paraclostridium sordellii encodes:
- a CDS encoding cysteine hydrolase family protein, with product MELLTKEFENMKFNLEKLKSKKINELDLSKTMLFIIDMNNGFAKKGALYSDRVEALINPITNLAKILEAKNCEIIAFTDSHNKDSIELRSYPTHCLENDYESKIVDEISTIKNLKVIPKNSTNGFFCLEDKNFKNIDNIIVVGDCTDICIYQFVVTLKAYFNQNNIDKNIIVPMNLVDTYHIDNIHNAEIMNIVFLNSMIQNGVEVIKEIEL from the coding sequence ATGGAATTATTAACAAAAGAATTTGAGAATATGAAATTTAATCTAGAAAAATTAAAAAGCAAAAAAATAAATGAATTAGATTTAAGTAAAACTATGCTTTTTATAATTGACATGAATAATGGATTTGCAAAAAAAGGAGCACTTTATTCAGATAGAGTAGAAGCTTTAATAAATCCTATAACTAATCTGGCCAAAATTTTAGAAGCAAAAAATTGTGAAATAATAGCTTTTACAGATAGCCATAATAAAGATTCAATTGAATTGAGAAGTTATCCAACGCATTGTTTAGAAAATGATTATGAAAGCAAAATTGTAGATGAAATAAGTACTATTAAAAATCTAAAGGTTATACCTAAGAATTCAACAAATGGATTTTTTTGCTTAGAAGATAAAAATTTTAAAAATATAGATAATATAATAGTTGTTGGAGACTGTACAGATATTTGTATTTATCAGTTTGTAGTAACATTAAAAGCTTACTTTAATCAAAATAATATAGATAAAAATATTATTGTTCCTATGAATTTGGTAGATACTTATCATATTGATAATATTCATAATGCAGAGATTATGAATATAGTATTTCTTAATAGTATGATACAAAATGGAGTTGAAGTTATAAAAGAGATAGAATTATAA
- a CDS encoding methyl-accepting chemotaxis protein: protein MKDLKIGRKLSIAFAILLMLTAFTSFYTISKLRQSEKLSHQLFTGPYQSTTETMGVRRDLVSVGRMLGNAIMEKDVAQYKAKTMSDFDSIYKRIDVIKESFGGDQKLVENLHTSVDTLKQECDKVFALLEKGDYNNAIEITKPNTAYFNAYNKCVDDSKILNDEAEASGIKFNKGVQDTSAKATITAIVISILTIIIGVVVCIFITRSLKRPIEEIETAANKMAEGDFDINISYESKDELGSLSNSMRKMSSKTKDIITDAVRVLGEVASGNFDVEPEIEYIGVFKHIENSVSRITNDLSDTMLQINIASDEVGAASEQVSSGSQMLAQGATEQASSIEELSATIMEISNKIKDTADNSKKANSLTLNAASQVKAGNEQMKQMVKAMEEISFTSNEIGRIIKTIDDIAFQTNILALNAAVEAARAGEAGKGFAVVADEVRNLAAKSAEAAKNTATLIENSIEAVTKGTEIVDNTAESLQKIIKTTNETTSIVDAIAKASEEEAGAINQVTLGVEQISSVVQTNSATSEESAAASEELSGQAQTLKSLIENFKLKDKNSKNKRISFESDENNYFELSEVEC from the coding sequence ATGAAAGATTTAAAAATAGGTAGAAAGCTTAGTATAGCTTTTGCTATTTTATTAATGCTTACAGCTTTTACAAGTTTTTACACTATATCTAAACTTAGACAGTCTGAAAAGTTATCTCATCAATTATTTACGGGACCATACCAGTCAACAACTGAGACTATGGGGGTTCGCAGAGATTTAGTTTCAGTTGGAAGAATGCTTGGAAATGCAATTATGGAAAAGGATGTTGCTCAATATAAAGCTAAGACTATGAGTGACTTTGATAGTATTTATAAAAGAATAGATGTTATAAAAGAATCTTTTGGAGGGGATCAAAAACTAGTTGAAAATCTTCACACTTCAGTAGATACTCTAAAACAAGAATGTGATAAAGTCTTTGCTCTACTAGAAAAAGGTGATTACAATAATGCTATAGAGATAACTAAGCCAAATACAGCATATTTTAATGCATACAATAAATGTGTAGATGACTCTAAGATATTAAATGATGAAGCTGAAGCTAGTGGAATTAAATTTAATAAAGGTGTCCAAGATACATCTGCAAAAGCTACTATTACAGCTATAGTTATTAGTATACTTACTATTATAATTGGAGTGGTAGTGTGTATATTCATAACAAGAAGTTTAAAAAGACCAATTGAAGAAATTGAGACAGCTGCTAATAAGATGGCAGAAGGTGACTTCGATATTAATATTAGTTATGAATCAAAAGATGAATTAGGTTCACTATCAAATAGTATGCGTAAAATGAGTAGTAAAACTAAGGATATTATAACAGATGCAGTTCGTGTATTAGGAGAAGTTGCATCTGGAAACTTTGATGTAGAGCCTGAAATAGAATATATAGGGGTATTTAAACATATTGAAAACTCTGTTTCAAGAATAACTAATGATTTAAGTGATACAATGTTACAAATAAATATAGCTTCTGACGAGGTAGGCGCAGCTTCAGAACAAGTATCAAGTGGATCACAGATGTTAGCACAGGGAGCTACAGAACAAGCAAGTTCAATAGAAGAATTATCTGCAACTATAATGGAAATTTCTAATAAAATTAAGGACACTGCAGATAATTCTAAAAAAGCAAATTCCTTAACTTTAAATGCTGCAAGCCAGGTTAAGGCAGGAAACGAACAAATGAAACAAATGGTTAAAGCTATGGAGGAGATATCTTTTACATCAAATGAAATAGGTAGAATAATAAAAACAATAGATGACATAGCCTTCCAAACAAATATATTAGCACTTAATGCTGCAGTAGAGGCTGCACGTGCAGGAGAAGCAGGTAAAGGATTTGCAGTTGTAGCAGATGAAGTAAGAAATCTTGCTGCGAAATCAGCAGAAGCAGCTAAAAACACTGCAACACTTATTGAAAATTCTATAGAAGCAGTTACTAAAGGAACTGAAATTGTAGATAATACAGCCGAGTCTTTACAAAAAATAATAAAAACAACTAATGAAACAACATCTATAGTAGATGCAATTGCAAAAGCATCAGAAGAAGAAGCTGGGGCTATAAACCAAGTAACATTAGGTGTAGAACAGATTTCAAGTGTAGTTCAAACTAACTCAGCAACATCAGAAGAAAGTGCTGCAGCTAGTGAAGAGTTAAGTGGACAAGCTCAGACATTAAAATCACTTATTGAAAACTTTAAATTAAAAGATAAAAATAGTAAAAACAAACGAATAAGTTTTGAAAGTGATGAAAATAATTACTTTGAACTAAGCGAAGTAGAATGTTAA
- a CDS encoding HutD family protein has protein sequence MSYNIKVIKKEGQRVSRWDGGETTQLYIYPENSSYEKGNFKWRISCSTIEIDKSKFTKLPNIQRKLMLLDGNLILKHENCEEVNLDKFDIHTFSGELDTISYGKGIDFNLMTTNNCIGELEHIYIKSKTQIKLNEDYVDKKYKYKFICIYSLNNSFNIEIQNKRSLEIQNGEVVIIKIKINEVENLNIVNNGKTDLQIVKSTVYF, from the coding sequence TTGTCTTATAATATAAAAGTTATAAAAAAAGAAGGTCAAAGAGTAAGTAGATGGGATGGAGGAGAAACAACTCAGCTATACATATACCCTGAAAACTCATCTTATGAAAAGGGAAACTTTAAATGGAGGATAAGTTGTTCAACTATTGAAATAGATAAATCTAAATTTACTAAACTTCCAAATATACAAAGAAAATTAATGTTACTAGATGGAAATTTAATCTTAAAACATGAAAATTGTGAAGAAGTAAATTTAGATAAATTTGATATACATACATTTAGTGGAGAACTAGATACTATAAGTTATGGAAAAGGTATTGATTTTAATCTTATGACAACCAATAATTGTATAGGAGAGCTAGAACATATATATATTAAATCAAAAACGCAGATAAAGTTAAATGAAGATTATGTAGATAAAAAATATAAATATAAGTTTATTTGTATATATAGTTTAAATAATAGTTTTAATATTGAAATTCAAAATAAAAGAAGTTTGGAAATTCAAAATGGAGAAGTTGTAATTATAAAAATAAAAATAAATGAAGTTGAAAATTTAAATATAGTTAATAATGGAAAGACAGATTTACAAATTGTAAAAAGCACAGTATACTTCTAA
- a CDS encoding 2'-5' RNA ligase family protein, whose product MRYVIVSVTKGIAGEFNNNLRKDIFKKFQVKSSKLPAHFTVKSPFECDNISSLENTLKYFCENNKSAPYKVIGYNNFDNRVIYMEVFMSNSGKITHDKLIDELSKLSYINFSDHDGKDKVFHITVASKKIQKNFIKIYNYVKDIDCHFECSFDNISIFKWENNTWVLHKEYLLK is encoded by the coding sequence ATGAGGTACGTAATAGTTTCAGTAACTAAAGGAATTGCAGGAGAATTTAATAATAATTTAAGAAAAGATATATTTAAAAAGTTTCAAGTTAAGTCATCTAAATTACCTGCTCACTTTACTGTAAAATCCCCATTTGAATGTGATAATATATCAAGTTTAGAAAATACTTTAAAATACTTTTGTGAAAATAATAAATCAGCCCCATATAAAGTCATAGGTTATAATAACTTTGATAATAGAGTTATATATATGGAAGTATTTATGAGTAACTCTGGAAAAATAACTCATGATAAACTAATTGATGAATTAAGTAAACTAAGTTATATAAATTTTTCAGATCATGATGGTAAAGACAAAGTGTTTCATATAACTGTAGCTTCTAAAAAGATACAAAAAAACTTTATCAAAATATATAATTACGTAAAAGATATAGATTGTCACTTTGAATGTTCATTTGATAATATAAGCATTTTTAAGTGGGAAAATAATACTTGGGTATTACATAAAGAGTATTTACTTAAATAA
- a CDS encoding methyl-accepting chemotaxis protein, with amino-acid sequence MKNLKIGKKLGLAFVILLVITAFSSFYVLFNLKKSSQQSHDLFRGPYQVTNNALGVRRDIVSIDQNVMNAVAGNKPKEHEISAQKDFESIDNSIKVLKENSRGDKQLIDNLEAAIANLKQQNQLIYSFLDKGDVANAQKIAVTEGSGYYQAYVDSVNSAKAIYEDEAARGVRFDKEIENTASKAMITSTTMCILSILAGVVICIYITKSLKQPIEELEVAANKMAVGDFDIDINYESKDELGSLSNSMRLMSNNTKDIIDDTVYVLSEIASGNFNVNPEADYIGVFKNIENSVYKITEDLSETMEQINLASEEVGTASNQVSSGSQMLAQGATEQASSIQELSATIIEISEKIKDTAKNAKEANELSLSAGHEVKDGNEQMRHMVKAMQEISFTSNEIGRIIKTIDDIAFQTNILALNAAVEAARAGEAGKGFAVVADEVRNLAAKSAEAAKNTATLIENSIEAVDKGSTIVDNTAISLQKIIDTTNKTIGVVDEIAKSSDEQASAITQVTLGVEQISSVVQTNSATSEESAAASEELSGQAQMLKSLIDKFNLKNKYSKKSISFSDEDSNVFETNNA; translated from the coding sequence ATGAAAAATCTAAAAATAGGTAAGAAATTAGGTCTAGCTTTTGTAATTTTGCTAGTAATTACTGCATTTTCAAGTTTTTATGTATTGTTCAACTTAAAAAAATCAAGTCAACAAAGTCATGATTTATTTAGAGGTCCGTATCAAGTAACTAATAATGCTTTAGGTGTTCGTAGAGATATAGTTTCGATTGACCAAAATGTAATGAACGCTGTTGCTGGAAACAAACCAAAGGAACATGAAATTTCAGCTCAAAAAGATTTTGAAAGTATTGATAATAGCATTAAAGTATTAAAAGAAAACTCTAGAGGAGATAAACAACTTATTGATAATTTAGAGGCTGCTATAGCTAATTTAAAACAACAAAATCAACTAATTTACTCTTTTTTAGATAAAGGGGATGTTGCTAATGCTCAAAAAATAGCGGTAACAGAAGGCAGTGGATATTATCAGGCTTACGTAGATAGTGTAAATAGCGCAAAAGCTATATATGAGGATGAAGCAGCGCGTGGAGTAAGATTTGATAAAGAAATAGAAAATACAGCATCAAAGGCTATGATAACATCTACTACAATGTGTATACTATCTATATTAGCAGGAGTGGTTATATGTATATATATAACTAAGAGTTTAAAACAGCCTATTGAGGAGCTTGAGGTAGCTGCAAATAAAATGGCAGTTGGTGATTTTGATATTGATATTAATTATGAATCTAAAGATGAATTAGGATCACTATCAAATAGCATGAGATTAATGAGTAATAATACAAAAGATATTATAGATGATACAGTTTACGTTTTAAGTGAAATTGCATCTGGGAATTTTAATGTAAATCCTGAAGCTGACTATATTGGAGTATTTAAAAACATAGAAAATTCAGTATATAAAATAACTGAAGACTTAAGTGAAACTATGGAACAAATAAATCTAGCTTCAGAAGAAGTAGGAACTGCTTCAAATCAAGTATCAAGTGGATCTCAAATGTTAGCTCAAGGAGCTACAGAACAAGCAAGTTCAATACAAGAATTATCTGCAACTATAATAGAAATTTCTGAAAAAATTAAAGACACGGCAAAAAATGCTAAAGAAGCAAATGAATTATCACTAAGTGCAGGTCATGAAGTTAAAGATGGAAATGAACAAATGAGACATATGGTTAAAGCTATGCAAGAAATTTCATTTACATCAAATGAAATTGGTAGAATAATCAAGACAATAGATGATATAGCATTCCAAACAAATATATTAGCACTTAATGCTGCAGTAGAGGCTGCACGTGCAGGAGAAGCAGGTAAAGGATTTGCAGTTGTAGCAGATGAAGTAAGAAATCTTGCTGCAAAATCGGCAGAAGCAGCTAAAAATACTGCAACACTTATTGAAAACTCTATCGAAGCTGTTGATAAAGGAAGCACTATTGTAGATAATACTGCCATATCACTTCAAAAAATAATAGATACAACTAATAAAACTATAGGTGTAGTAGATGAAATAGCAAAATCATCTGATGAACAAGCAAGCGCAATTACACAGGTTACATTAGGGGTAGAACAGATTTCAAGTGTAGTTCAAACGAACTCAGCAACATCAGAAGAAAGTGCAGCAGCTAGTGAAGAATTAAGTGGACAAGCACAGATGTTAAAATCACTTATAGATAAGTTTAATTTAAAAAATAAATATAGTAAAAAATCTATAAGTTTTTCAGATGAAGATTCAAATGTTTTTGAAACAAATAATGCATAG
- the typA gene encoding translational GTPase TypA — MTTKNKIVNIAVIAHVDAGKSTLVDAFLSQSGVFRANEVVKDCVMDSNDLEKERGITIYSKNCAINYKDYKINIVDTPGHSDFSSEVERVIKTVDTVILLVDASEGPMPQTRFVLQKSLEAGLRPILFINKIDKQDQRAEEVVDEVFDLFVDLNATDEQCEFPIIYGIAKQGVAKLEMDDDSNDLSPLFETIVNHVDAYPDYASEPLQLQVSALAYDDYVGRLGIGRVYKGTVKNGSQVSVCKADGTVARGKISKLTVYEGLRQVEKDEAYAGDIVVVAGMPDISIGETICDVDNPLPMELIHIEEPTLSMNFLVNDSPFCGKSGKFVTTRHIKDRLDKELEVNVGLKVEPMDTTDGFKVSGRGELHLSILLENMRREGYEIGVSKPEVLFIKEDGKLMEPMERVIVNCPEVYSGTVINKLNLRKAMMEAMEIEGDYVKITFIAPTRGLLGYRSEFINDTRGEGTIVRSFERYEEHKGSIPGRTNGVLVAQGPGTTMAYALSALSERAQMFVDPGVEVYEGMIIGMNSRKDDMVVNPCKNKKLTNVRASGTDDAVKLQAARTFTLEEALEFIDDDELVEITPDSIRLRKRFLNENERLRYNKSRQASK, encoded by the coding sequence ATGACAACTAAGAATAAAATCGTAAATATTGCCGTTATCGCCCACGTCGATGCTGGTAAATCAACATTAGTTGATGCTTTCCTGTCTCAATCTGGAGTATTTAGAGCAAACGAAGTAGTAAAAGATTGTGTAATGGATAGTAATGATTTAGAAAAAGAAAGAGGAATAACTATATATTCTAAAAACTGTGCTATAAACTATAAGGATTATAAAATAAATATAGTTGATACACCAGGACATAGTGATTTCTCTTCTGAAGTTGAACGTGTTATAAAAACTGTTGATACAGTTATATTACTAGTAGATGCTAGTGAAGGTCCAATGCCTCAAACTAGATTCGTTTTACAAAAATCTTTAGAAGCTGGACTTAGACCAATACTTTTCATAAACAAAATAGACAAGCAAGACCAAAGAGCTGAAGAAGTTGTTGATGAAGTATTTGACTTATTTGTTGACTTAAATGCAACTGATGAGCAATGTGAGTTCCCTATAATATACGGTATAGCTAAACAAGGTGTAGCTAAGTTAGAAATGGATGATGATAGTAATGATTTATCTCCATTATTTGAAACTATAGTAAATCATGTTGACGCTTATCCTGATTATGCATCTGAGCCTTTACAACTTCAAGTATCTGCACTTGCATATGATGATTATGTAGGTAGACTTGGAATCGGTAGAGTTTATAAAGGAACAGTTAAAAATGGATCTCAAGTTTCTGTATGTAAAGCTGACGGAACTGTTGCTAGAGGAAAAATATCTAAACTTACAGTATACGAAGGACTTCGTCAAGTTGAAAAAGATGAAGCTTATGCTGGAGATATAGTAGTTGTAGCTGGTATGCCAGATATCTCAATCGGAGAAACTATATGTGATGTAGATAATCCATTACCAATGGAACTTATCCATATAGAAGAACCTACTCTATCTATGAACTTCTTAGTTAACGACTCTCCATTCTGCGGTAAGAGTGGTAAGTTCGTTACTACTAGACATATAAAAGATAGATTAGATAAAGAATTAGAAGTTAACGTTGGCCTTAAAGTTGAGCCAATGGATACTACTGACGGATTTAAAGTATCTGGTCGTGGAGAACTTCACTTATCAATATTACTTGAAAACATGAGACGTGAAGGATATGAAATTGGAGTTTCTAAGCCAGAAGTTTTATTTATAAAAGAAGATGGTAAGTTAATGGAGCCTATGGAAAGAGTTATTGTTAACTGTCCAGAAGTTTACTCAGGAACTGTTATAAATAAATTAAACTTAAGAAAAGCTATGATGGAAGCTATGGAAATAGAAGGAGATTATGTAAAAATAACATTTATAGCTCCTACTAGAGGTTTATTAGGATATAGAAGTGAATTCATAAACGATACTCGTGGAGAAGGAACTATAGTTAGATCATTTGAAAGATACGAAGAACATAAAGGATCAATCCCAGGAAGAACTAACGGAGTATTAGTAGCTCAAGGACCTGGTACTACTATGGCTTATGCTCTTAGTGCATTAAGTGAAAGAGCTCAAATGTTTGTTGATCCAGGTGTTGAAGTTTATGAAGGTATGATAATCGGTATGAACTCAAGAAAAGACGATATGGTAGTTAACCCTTGTAAAAACAAGAAATTAACTAATGTTCGTGCTTCTGGTACTGATGATGCTGTTAAATTACAAGCTGCTAGAACATTTACTTTAGAAGAAGCTTTAGAATTTATAGATGATGATGAGTTAGTTGAAATAACTCCAGATTCTATAAGATTAAGAAAAAGATTCTTAAACGAAAACGAAAGATTAAGATATAATAAATCAAGACAAGCAAGTAAATAA
- a CDS encoding acetate uptake transporter, producing MSNETKVKVVTADPSALGLFGLAMITLVASSQKLGLTSSVSLVLPWAIFLGATAQLFACINDFKHNNVFGATAFGGYAFFWYAMGLSWLIQNGVFGEKLAASADPKQLGFAFLGYLIFTLFMTIGAMETHKVLFIIFVLIDCLFIGLTLSTFGIMEHATHQFAAYSELGIAIFSFYGSAAAVLNGHFGREFLPVGKPFGIFKK from the coding sequence ATGTCAAACGAAACAAAAGTTAAAGTTGTAACTGCTGACCCTTCAGCATTAGGACTTTTCGGACTAGCAATGATAACATTAGTTGCTTCTTCTCAAAAACTTGGATTAACTTCAAGTGTGTCTTTAGTTTTACCTTGGGCAATATTCTTAGGGGCTACTGCTCAATTATTTGCTTGTATAAATGATTTCAAGCACAATAATGTATTTGGTGCTACTGCATTTGGTGGTTATGCATTTTTCTGGTATGCAATGGGATTATCTTGGTTAATACAAAATGGAGTATTTGGTGAAAAATTAGCTGCTTCAGCTGACCCTAAACAATTAGGTTTTGCATTTTTAGGATACTTAATATTTACATTATTTATGACAATCGGTGCAATGGAAACTCATAAAGTATTATTTATAATATTTGTACTTATAGATTGTTTATTTATAGGATTAACTCTTTCTACATTTGGAATAATGGAACATGCTACTCATCAATTTGCAGCATATTCAGAGTTAGGAATAGCTATATTCTCATTCTATGGCTCTGCAGCAGCAGTTTTAAATGGCCACTTTGGAAGAGAATTTTTACCAGTTGGAAAGCCATTTGGAATATTTAAAAAGTAA
- a CDS encoding spore germination protein, translated as MILTKNIHRNVELMKEHLPLDKSFDVIQREVIIGGKSSYLFFIDGFIKDDVVERILSGFFQISPEDFKSVHELKDFIHKYIPYIEVAKENKLKSIAKEVLSGPMAILIDGFDEAIILDVRTYPVRGIEEPEKEKALKGSKDGFVETIVFNTALVRRRIKDPSLIFEMFTVGKRSQTDVVIGYIDGLVDKKTLKALKKHIDEINVKSLVMSEQSIVEAIVQSKWYNPFPKARYTERPDVAAAHILEGKILLIIDNSPSAIILPTTIFDFLQDVDDFYQPVIIGNYLRLIRNFTLMATLLITPLYTLAVKYAYRLPVWLEFITPKDPYDVPIFLQFLILEFSIDALQLASLNTPGSLGMSLSVVGALILGDFAVQTGWFIPHTILYMAIVALGSYSQPSIDLGYSIKIIRILLLTLTAAFNIWGFIAGLIITFVLLATNKTITGKSYLYPLIPFEFSALKRLIFRVKLDTENEGK; from the coding sequence ATGATTCTGACCAAAAACATACATAGAAATGTAGAACTTATGAAAGAACATCTTCCTTTAGATAAAAGTTTCGACGTTATCCAAAGAGAAGTTATAATAGGTGGAAAAAGTTCTTATTTATTTTTCATAGATGGTTTTATAAAAGATGATGTAGTAGAACGAATCTTATCTGGTTTTTTTCAAATATCTCCAGAGGATTTCAAATCCGTTCATGAACTAAAAGATTTTATTCATAAATATATTCCATATATAGAGGTAGCTAAAGAAAATAAATTAAAATCAATAGCTAAAGAAGTTCTATCCGGTCCCATGGCTATCCTTATAGATGGATTTGATGAAGCAATAATTTTAGATGTTAGAACCTATCCTGTAAGGGGTATTGAAGAGCCTGAAAAAGAAAAAGCTTTAAAAGGTTCTAAAGATGGTTTTGTTGAGACTATAGTTTTTAATACGGCATTAGTAAGAAGAAGAATTAAAGACCCAAGTCTTATATTTGAAATGTTTACAGTTGGTAAAAGGTCTCAAACAGATGTTGTCATAGGTTATATAGACGGACTTGTAGACAAAAAAACTTTAAAAGCTTTAAAAAAGCATATAGATGAAATAAATGTAAAATCACTTGTCATGAGTGAACAAAGTATTGTAGAAGCAATTGTTCAAAGTAAATGGTACAATCCATTTCCAAAAGCTAGGTATACTGAACGGCCTGATGTAGCTGCTGCACATATATTAGAAGGAAAAATTCTACTTATAATAGATAATTCTCCTAGTGCAATAATACTACCAACTACTATTTTTGATTTCCTTCAAGATGTAGATGATTTTTATCAACCAGTTATTATAGGTAATTACCTAAGATTAATTAGAAACTTTACATTGATGGCAACCTTACTGATAACTCCATTATATACATTAGCCGTTAAATATGCATATAGACTCCCTGTTTGGCTTGAATTTATAACCCCTAAGGACCCTTATGATGTCCCTATATTTCTTCAATTTTTAATTTTAGAGTTTTCTATTGATGCTCTTCAATTAGCATCCTTAAATACTCCTGGTTCACTTGGAATGTCACTTTCCGTTGTTGGAGCACTTATATTAGGAGACTTTGCTGTTCAAACAGGATGGTTTATACCTCATACAATACTCTATATGGCCATAGTAGCACTTGGAAGTTACTCTCAACCAAGTATAGATTTAGGTTATTCTATAAAAATAATTAGAATATTATTGTTAACATTAACAGCAGCATTTAACATATGGGGATTTATAGCTGGATTAATAATTACATTCGTACTTTTAGCAACAAATAAAACTATTACAGGAAAAAGCTATTTATATCCACTTATTCCTTTTGAGTTTAGTGCACTTAAAAGATTAATTTTTAGAGTTAAGCTAGATACTGAAAATGAAGGTAAATAA
- a CDS encoding cob(I)yrinic acid a,c-diamide adenosyltransferase, with amino-acid sequence MKIYTKTGDAGKTSLYDGSRVDKDDIRVEAYGTIDELNSFIGDACNYINENDKKILRGIQRKLFDVGGELATMDIKKFKNNINEEDVKNLESIIDEYMNKTGEMEMFILPGTTKASSKLHIARTVCRRAERRIISLNKIETLNPMTVKYINRLSDVLYSISRAYENKLINIEF; translated from the coding sequence ATGAAAATTTATACTAAAACTGGAGATGCTGGAAAAACATCATTATACGATGGAAGTAGAGTTGACAAAGATGATATTAGGGTAGAAGCTTATGGAACTATAGATGAATTAAATTCTTTTATAGGGGATGCCTGTAACTATATAAATGAAAATGATAAAAAAATACTAAGAGGTATACAAAGAAAATTATTTGATGTTGGAGGAGAGCTTGCAACAATGGATATTAAAAAGTTTAAAAATAATATAAATGAAGAAGATGTCAAGAATCTAGAAAGTATTATAGATGAATATATGAATAAAACTGGTGAAATGGAAATGTTTATATTACCAGGAACAACTAAGGCATCAAGTAAATTACATATAGCAAGAACTGTTTGCAGAAGAGCAGAAAGAAGAATTATTTCTCTAAATAAAATAGAAACTTTAAATCCCATGACTGTAAAGTATATAAATAGATTATCAGATGTTTTATATTCTATATCTAGAGCTTATGAAAATAAACTAATAAATATAGAATTTTAA